A genome region from Alkalimarinus coralli includes the following:
- a CDS encoding DUF7738 domain-containing protein produces MKPLYSTILRVATAIALLSGCYSEPPSPKKRINPDHQFTFNGCDIRYNGKPLILGESVEDWVKVLGPYDRMSPVANDVYVYDDMGIFLLARTNTSAITSLTLLFNEDKEIVEEIRNSLNSKKRQREQGKLDPNSIYFKGLDFSIEFDENVLASDPKQTFKQGFAIDDVIFDENFERSRVNPDRLKKHPDAPRFGRSYLPTIYSASEKCEFGKLLYQFRTLPTDLKKLHSFTAEI; encoded by the coding sequence TTGAAACCCCTCTATAGCACTATTCTAAGAGTAGCTACTGCCATTGCCCTCCTATCAGGCTGCTATAGCGAGCCTCCGTCACCTAAAAAGAGGATTAACCCTGACCACCAGTTTACCTTCAATGGCTGCGATATTCGCTATAACGGTAAGCCACTTATTCTTGGGGAGTCTGTTGAAGACTGGGTGAAAGTACTTGGGCCTTATGACCGCATGTCGCCCGTTGCGAACGATGTTTATGTTTATGATGATATGGGGATTTTTCTGCTTGCTCGTACCAATACTAGCGCGATTACCTCACTAACATTATTATTTAACGAGGATAAAGAGATCGTAGAAGAGATTAGGAATAGCCTGAATAGCAAAAAACGGCAGCGCGAACAAGGAAAACTTGACCCTAACTCGATTTACTTTAAGGGCCTTGATTTTTCAATCGAATTTGATGAAAACGTGCTGGCATCAGACCCCAAGCAGACCTTTAAACAAGGGTTTGCCATCGATGATGTTATTTTTGATGAAAACTTTGAGCGCAGCCGAGTGAACCCTGATCGGCTAAAGAAACACCCCGATGCCCCCCGTTTTGGACGAAGCTATTTACCAACCATCTATAGTGCCAGTGAGAAGTGTGAGTTTGGCAAACTGCTTTATCAATTTCGTACACTTCCAACCGATCTTAAAAAATTACACAGTTTTACCGCTGAGATTTAA
- a CDS encoding DUF7738 domain-containing protein encodes MKPLYSTILRVATAIALLSGCYSEPPSPKKRLNPDHQFTFNGCDIRYNDEPLILGESVDDWVKVLGPYDRMSPTASDVYVYDDMGVTLYAHSNTSAIISVTLIFNEEKEIMQEIRDSLNGKKQQRKEGELDPNSIYFQDLDFSIEFDENVLASKPKLTFKQGFAIDDVIFDENFERSRVNPDRLKKHSDAPRFGRSYLPTIFSAGKSCDYGELLYQFRSLSTDLKKLHRFSVSKKTL; translated from the coding sequence TTGAAACCCCTCTATAGCACTATTCTAAGAGTAGCTACTGCCATTGCCCTCCTATCAGGCTGCTATAGCGAACCTCCGTCACCTAAAAAGAGGCTTAACCCCGACCACCAGTTTACCTTCAACGGCTGCGATATTCGCTATAACGACGAGCCACTTATTCTTGGGGAGTCTGTTGATGACTGGGTGAAAGTGCTGGGGCCTTATGACCGCATGTCACCGACAGCCAGTGATGTCTACGTTTATGATGATATGGGGGTTACGTTATATGCTCACTCCAATACCAGCGCGATTATCTCAGTCACGTTAATATTTAATGAGGAAAAGGAGATAATGCAAGAGATCAGGGATAGCTTGAATGGCAAAAAACAACAACGGAAAGAGGGGGAGCTTGATCCCAATTCGATTTATTTCCAAGACCTTGATTTCTCAATCGAGTTTGATGAGAACGTGCTGGCATCAAAGCCCAAGCTGACCTTTAAACAAGGGTTCGCCATTGATGACGTTATTTTTGATGAAAACTTCGAGCGCAGCCGAGTGAACCCTGACCGGCTAAAGAAACACTCTGATGCCCCCCGCTTTGGGCGAAGCTATTTGCCAACCATCTTTAGTGCAGGGAAAAGCTGTGATTATGGTGAGCTACTTTATCAATTTCGATCACTCTCGACCGACCTTAAAAAATTGCACAGGTTTTCGGTTAGTAAAAAAACACTCTAG
- a CDS encoding DUF7738 domain-containing protein gives MNKLPNKSAIPWLVSLCISLSGCYGEPQSSEKRLNSNHQFTFNGCDIRYNGKPLILGDPIDDWVTVLGPYDRMSSTANDVYVYDDMGVTLYAHPNTSVIISLTLILNEEKEMMQWTRDRLVAKKRDRERSDLDPNSTYFKGLDFSIEFDENVLASKPKQTFKQGFTIDDVIFDENFERNRVNPDRLKKHSDAPRFGRSYLPTIFSAGKSCDYGELLYQFRTLSTDLKKLHRFSVSKKTL, from the coding sequence GTGAACAAACTACCAAACAAGAGCGCCATCCCATGGCTTGTCTCTCTTTGTATTTCCCTCTCTGGTTGCTATGGCGAGCCTCAGTCGTCTGAAAAGAGACTCAACTCCAACCACCAGTTTACCTTCAACGGCTGCGATATTCGCTATAACGGCAAGCCTCTCATTCTTGGCGACCCCATAGATGACTGGGTAACGGTGCTGGGCCCTTATGACCGCATGTCGTCCACCGCAAACGATGTGTACGTATATGATGATATGGGGGTGACACTTTATGCTCACCCCAATACCAGTGTGATTATCTCACTTACGTTAATACTAAATGAGGAAAAAGAGATGATGCAATGGACCAGAGATCGATTAGTTGCCAAGAAGCGAGATCGGGAACGCAGTGATCTTGACCCCAACTCTACCTACTTTAAGGGCCTTGATTTTTCAATTGAGTTTGATGAAAACGTGCTGGCATCAAAACCCAAGCAGACCTTTAAACAAGGGTTTACTATCGATGATGTGATTTTTGATGAAAACTTTGAACGCAACCGAGTGAACCCTGACCGGCTAAAGAAACACTCTGATGCCCCCCGCTTTGGGCGAAGCTATTTGCCAACCATCTTTAGTGCAGGGAAAAGCTGTGATTATGGTGAGTTACTTTATCAATTTCGAACACTCTCGACCGACCTTAAAAAATTGCATAGGTTTTCGGTTAGTAAAAAAACACTCTAG
- a CDS encoding DUF7738 domain-containing protein → MNIRINLFACFTTLIISLSGCSGEPPSPKKRLNPDHQFTFNGCDIRYNDEPLILGKSVDDWVKVLGPYDRMSPTASDVYVYDDMGVTLYAHPNTSAIISLTLIFNEEKEILQEIRNSLNGKKRQREQGELDPNSIYFKDLDFSIEFDENVLASKPKQTFKHGFVIDDVIFDENFERSRVNPDRLKKHSDAPRFGRSYLPTIFSAGKSCDYGELLYQFRTLSTDLKRLHSFVAEI, encoded by the coding sequence ATGAATATTCGAATAAACCTGTTTGCTTGTTTTACTACACTCATTATTTCCCTCTCGGGCTGCTCTGGCGAACCTCCGTCACCTAAAAAGAGGCTTAACCCTGACCACCAGTTTACCTTCAACGGCTGCGATATTCGCTATAACGACGAGCCACTTATTCTGGGTAAATCAGTCGATGACTGGGTGAAAGTACTGGGGCCTTACGACCGCATGTCACCCACAGCCAGCGATGTCTACGTTTATGATGATATGGGAGTGACACTTTATGCTCACCCCAATACCAGTGCGATTATCTCACTCACGTTAATATTTAATGAGGAAAAGGAGATTCTGCAAGAGATTAGGAATAGTTTGAATGGGAAGAAAAGACAGCGTGAACAGGGAGAGCTTGATCCCAATTCGATTTATTTTAAAGACCTTGATTTTTCAATTGAGTTTGATGAAAACGTGCTGGCATCAAAACCCAAGCAGACCTTTAAACATGGATTTGTCATCGATGATGTGATTTTTGATGAAAACTTTGAGCGCAGCCGAGTGAACCCTGACCGGCTAAAGAAACACTCTGATGCCCCCCGTTTTGGGCGAAGCTATTTGCCAACCATCTTTAGTGCAGGGAAAAGCTGTGATTATGGTGAGTTACTTTATCAATTTCGAACACTCTCGACTGACCTTAAAAGGTTACATAGTTTTGTTGCCGAGATTTAA
- the tssI gene encoding type VI secretion system tip protein TssI/VgrG has translation MPPPIDLQTPVTSSKLNSRHWDARLQFSIAGVNDLLRVVHFSAQEAISSLYEYRINIACENPALSLNDLIGRQASFQIKDDHGRQRTIHGAIYAVTQETVGQRFAFYTFSLVPHFKWLQHRRGFRIYQNLDVPAIVRQIFETAGLDSQSYRVDLKDQYSQREFCIQYDESEWDFVSRLLEEEGIHFHFEQSERQPVMVIADHPAAFRPLEPQRNIKFQASSGQVGDESTLHSFSARHQVGYDQVTLNDYNYEKPRHSLITSAQHGRAPSLEQYDFPGRYKNTEEGGRLSRIGLARAKIARDIMEAKGSVNLINSGAVFSMTQHPRDELNDDYLITGLRLSGQQPQVLEEQSGSGSYQFESVVSCIPATTEYRPPLNTVRPTIQGSQTAVVYGPPGETIYTDSMGRIKVNFHWDREQQNSCWLRVSQTWAGNQWGAMTLPRVGQEVLVHFVEGDPDRPIVTGCVYHRLHKPPYPLPTHKTRTSFKSQSVPSGGSNELRIEDKKGQEQIFIQAQKDLDIKALENHKTHVGADSHYLVESDLFDHVKGDINQQAGSDIKIKSEGGHHTTLGGDRQIKVAGDIEQQAGNEVHIKAGGHVILDAGVELTIKAGGAFIKLNPAGVQVQGATINLNGGGSASNASTASPKAPAQAIAVAQERTGQALKQPTTKAHYLVPKVELGRTPASPDFAANGSTLYRRAASSNKPVSTQAGANGNVTGVVSNTATATEQPEGHLATANIIDSTTGAAQPTISYEMVAESDINFTSTLAHDQLVDFANDVNEVLFIRTLINCFGTDIPAEAYRKLYNQLRSGALASPDIVVHEGSSVGAAYNRNERKIFISEQFIKQAVTSDKARVQLVAALIEEYGHYIDEQLRTQLSHIGGDAEQDEGAKFAYQLINLRLDEQSTLLVGQVASPSYTGDMAVHFGELYNQAKQAVSVPHQLDDDVFGEWEFFGAGMGNVNDPRSYGHQKIELVLQQVDFSRKDLSRVYFGNWLRDLSQIIDPQIIRPAKAQIPMVYQQRAKQQAGPLLDLIGAGLSRQALTKLVALFAAKEFGDEYGKEAYTLLSGPKGPQILGVYRPEEHIDNPLPAGKREEWVDASTIDPDFAPPPTELQLALNPTTGLKNYIGTATKGQSFPTAKDYMSAQLTKAMAAGKTDEGLRYFGQALHVLEDFFSHSNFVELALIKMGYPVYPGVEVDKSIKRIPLVTGRFGRYDVLASIGPKFAELFPVTYEEYEQQNAGDRSLTEGAILIVLEDLAAAQSLNPSTKNGKSQIAGRDYAYWLDQYKHFLNLRDILRSKQDNVVAQFALKTMHNMSYLFALVANFSIHHLLNTLSHSIDDVQTLVDATGTNPTHSQLAKDHDHHHFHEIAALLAREAVRDIGRHMKGFWDRNPTARPVDKASLYIAHPLDSKWYEDTLASWASNNPHKIQRGYHASSIGHVTEKANNNLDELSAWIIQQEQAFNKAYQIIEKLVDGDTK, from the coding sequence ATGCCCCCACCGATAGACCTACAAACACCAGTCACCTCTTCGAAGCTCAATTCACGCCATTGGGATGCACGCTTGCAATTTTCTATTGCCGGTGTAAATGACCTGCTTAGGGTGGTGCATTTTAGTGCTCAAGAAGCCATTTCTTCGCTCTATGAGTACCGCATCAATATTGCCTGTGAAAATCCTGCTTTATCATTAAACGATTTAATAGGGCGTCAGGCTTCATTTCAGATCAAAGATGATCATGGGCGTCAGCGAACCATCCATGGCGCTATCTACGCCGTTACTCAAGAAACCGTAGGGCAGCGGTTTGCTTTCTACACATTCAGCCTGGTTCCTCATTTCAAGTGGTTACAGCACCGACGTGGGTTCCGCATTTATCAGAACCTAGATGTGCCTGCCATCGTTCGCCAGATTTTTGAAACCGCTGGGTTAGATAGCCAAAGTTATCGCGTTGACTTGAAAGACCAGTACTCGCAGCGGGAATTCTGCATACAGTATGACGAAAGCGAATGGGACTTTGTTTCCCGGTTGTTGGAAGAAGAGGGCATCCACTTTCATTTTGAGCAAAGTGAGCGACAGCCAGTGATGGTGATTGCAGACCACCCTGCTGCTTTCAGACCCTTGGAACCTCAGCGGAATATTAAGTTTCAGGCTAGCAGTGGCCAGGTGGGTGATGAGTCAACATTGCACTCATTCAGCGCTCGCCATCAGGTCGGGTATGATCAAGTCACATTAAACGACTATAACTACGAAAAGCCCAGGCACTCCCTTATTACATCAGCCCAGCATGGCAGAGCCCCTTCGCTTGAGCAGTATGACTTTCCAGGGCGTTATAAAAACACGGAAGAAGGAGGGCGGTTAAGCCGCATTGGCCTTGCCAGAGCGAAAATAGCGCGTGACATAATGGAGGCAAAAGGCTCGGTAAATTTGATCAACAGTGGTGCTGTATTTTCAATGACGCAGCACCCACGAGATGAACTTAATGATGACTACCTGATCACCGGGTTACGGCTATCAGGCCAGCAACCACAAGTTCTGGAAGAGCAGTCTGGTAGTGGCAGCTACCAGTTCGAATCTGTTGTCTCCTGTATTCCCGCCACGACTGAATATCGCCCACCATTAAACACCGTGCGCCCAACCATTCAGGGCAGCCAGACTGCTGTGGTTTATGGCCCACCGGGGGAGACCATTTATACCGACTCAATGGGACGCATCAAAGTTAACTTCCATTGGGATCGTGAGCAGCAGAACTCATGTTGGTTACGAGTAAGCCAGACATGGGCCGGCAACCAGTGGGGTGCCATGACGTTGCCCCGTGTTGGGCAAGAGGTGCTCGTCCATTTTGTTGAGGGTGACCCGGATCGCCCAATTGTCACGGGTTGTGTCTATCACCGCTTACACAAACCGCCTTATCCACTGCCTACCCATAAAACTCGTACCAGCTTTAAAAGCCAAAGTGTTCCTTCAGGCGGCAGCAATGAACTGCGAATAGAAGACAAAAAAGGGCAAGAACAAATTTTTATACAGGCCCAGAAAGACCTTGATATTAAGGCGTTGGAAAACCACAAAACCCACGTGGGGGCTGACAGCCATTATCTGGTTGAGAGTGATCTATTCGATCATGTCAAAGGTGATATCAACCAACAGGCTGGCAGTGATATAAAAATTAAAAGCGAGGGAGGCCATCATACAACCCTTGGCGGTGACCGGCAGATAAAAGTCGCTGGTGACATTGAACAGCAAGCAGGCAATGAAGTCCATATAAAAGCAGGCGGTCATGTTATATTGGATGCAGGGGTGGAACTGACCATTAAGGCTGGCGGAGCATTTATAAAGCTCAACCCTGCCGGTGTGCAAGTGCAGGGCGCGACCATTAATTTGAATGGGGGCGGTAGCGCGAGCAACGCCAGCACGGCTTCACCAAAAGCCCCTGCTCAGGCAATCGCCGTTGCTCAGGAGCGAACAGGCCAAGCGCTAAAGCAGCCTACAACTAAAGCTCACTATCTTGTTCCGAAAGTTGAGTTAGGTCGTACGCCTGCATCGCCCGACTTTGCCGCCAACGGTAGTACACTGTACAGGCGTGCGGCATCCTCGAATAAGCCAGTTTCAACGCAGGCCGGTGCCAACGGAAACGTTACCGGCGTGGTGTCAAACACCGCTACAGCGACGGAGCAGCCCGAGGGCCATCTAGCCACAGCCAATATAATAGATTCAACTACTGGTGCAGCCCAACCTACAATAAGCTACGAAATGGTCGCCGAAAGCGATATCAACTTTACCAGCACATTAGCCCATGACCAACTGGTTGATTTTGCCAACGATGTAAACGAAGTGTTATTTATTCGTACCTTAATCAACTGTTTCGGCACCGATATTCCGGCCGAGGCTTATCGTAAACTATACAATCAGTTGCGCAGTGGGGCACTCGCCTCCCCGGATATTGTCGTCCACGAAGGTTCTTCTGTCGGCGCAGCCTACAACCGAAATGAGCGTAAAATATTTATCTCCGAACAGTTTATTAAGCAGGCGGTCACTAGTGATAAAGCCAGAGTGCAACTGGTCGCCGCGCTTATCGAGGAGTACGGTCATTATATCGATGAACAGCTCCGCACCCAACTAAGCCATATTGGAGGTGATGCTGAACAGGATGAAGGGGCCAAGTTTGCTTATCAATTGATAAACCTCAGGTTAGATGAGCAGTCCACATTGCTCGTCGGCCAAGTTGCCTCGCCAAGCTATACCGGAGATATGGCTGTGCATTTTGGTGAACTATATAACCAGGCCAAACAAGCGGTTTCAGTACCGCACCAACTGGATGACGATGTGTTTGGCGAATGGGAGTTTTTCGGCGCAGGCATGGGGAATGTGAATGACCCACGCTCGTATGGCCATCAGAAAATTGAACTGGTTCTACAGCAGGTAGATTTTTCAAGGAAAGACCTCAGTAGAGTTTACTTTGGTAACTGGCTTAGGGATTTGTCCCAGATTATTGACCCGCAGATTATTCGCCCCGCCAAAGCGCAAATTCCAATGGTTTACCAACAACGTGCCAAGCAACAGGCGGGGCCGTTGCTGGATTTAATCGGGGCAGGCCTCTCGCGGCAAGCATTAACCAAATTGGTGGCACTATTTGCAGCAAAAGAGTTTGGCGATGAGTACGGTAAAGAGGCCTATACGTTACTCAGCGGCCCTAAAGGGCCTCAGATTCTAGGCGTCTATCGGCCGGAAGAACATATCGACAACCCGTTACCCGCTGGCAAACGGGAAGAGTGGGTAGATGCCAGCACCATTGACCCCGACTTTGCACCACCGCCAACAGAGTTGCAGCTTGCGCTAAACCCGACAACCGGGTTAAAAAACTATATCGGTACTGCTACGAAAGGCCAGTCATTCCCTACCGCAAAAGATTACATGTCCGCGCAATTAACAAAAGCGATGGCAGCAGGTAAAACTGATGAAGGGTTGCGGTATTTTGGCCAGGCACTGCATGTGCTGGAAGATTTTTTCTCCCACTCTAATTTTGTTGAGTTAGCCTTAATAAAAATGGGGTACCCCGTTTACCCCGGCGTCGAAGTAGACAAAAGCATAAAACGAATACCATTGGTGACTGGGCGATTTGGGCGGTATGACGTACTGGCCAGTATTGGACCAAAGTTTGCTGAGTTATTTCCGGTGACTTATGAAGAGTATGAGCAGCAAAACGCCGGTGACAGAAGCCTAACCGAAGGGGCGATACTCATCGTGCTGGAAGATTTAGCAGCAGCGCAGTCACTTAACCCTTCTACGAAAAACGGAAAGAGTCAAATTGCCGGCAGAGATTACGCCTATTGGCTCGACCAATATAAGCACTTTTTAAACCTCAGGGATATTCTTCGTAGCAAGCAGGATAATGTGGTGGCGCAATTTGCCTTAAAAACCATGCACAATATGAGTTATCTGTTCGCGCTTGTCGCTAATTTCTCGATTCACCACCTGCTAAATACCCTGTCACACTCGATTGATGATGTTCAAACACTGGTTGACGCAACCGGCACAAACCCCACGCATAGTCAGCTGGCAAAAGATCATGATCATCACCATTTCCACGAGATTGCTGCTTTGCTGGCAAGAGAGGCTGTTCGAGATATTGGGAGACACATGAAAGGTTTTTGGGATAGAAACCCAACTGCTCGACCGGTAGACAAAGCATCCCTTTACATTGCACACCCGCTGGACTCAAAGTGGTATGAGGATACGCTCGCGTCATGGGCCAGTAATAACCCGCATAAAATACAACGAGGTTATCACGCGTCGAGTATCGGCCATGTGACTGAGAAGGCTAATAATAACCTGGATGAATTATCTGCCTGGATAATCCAGCAGGAACAGGCGTTTAACAAGGCTTATCAAATTATTGAGAAATTAGTGGATGGAGACACTAAATAA
- a CDS encoding glycerol-3-phosphate dehydrogenase/oxidase, with protein MMKLRTNNIKKLASEEYDVLVIGGGINGAVSAASLAARGAKVALIDKRDFAGFTSQQSSNLAWGGIKYMETYEFGLVRKLCMSRNKLMRSYPSTVKEVRFFTTIKKGFRYPPLFLFMGTLLYWFMGNGFTRLPRYLSAKKINEEEAIVNTEGCSGGFEYSDAYLYDNDARFVFNFIRSAMNYGCIAANYVNSLGATRSDDGWVTRVEDDITGEQFNIRSKVLINACGPFVDEHNETSGQKTGHRHIFSKGIHLIVDRLTPNQRVLTFFADDGRLFFVIPMGPKTCIGTTDTKVDDPVTTVTAEDRKFVLENINARLKLDKPLTEQDVVAERCGARPLVVEGEGGDETDWLQLSRKHAVDVNFKDQHISIYGGKLTDCLNVGDEISSIVEKLGIHYPYPDAVWYGEPGPQVKKEFMHQARLMGLDEMTDPSSSELLTQRLWRRYGAHAFDLLESIRANPEEAELLIENAEYLRCEITQAARREMVTKLEDFLRRRSKISLVVKREDIKAAPGLKEACRILFGDEADAKWNEYFDNA; from the coding sequence TTGATGAAATTAAGAACAAATAATATAAAAAAACTGGCCAGCGAAGAGTATGACGTATTAGTGATTGGCGGCGGCATTAATGGTGCAGTTTCGGCTGCATCGTTGGCGGCGAGGGGGGCTAAAGTTGCCTTGATTGATAAACGCGACTTCGCCGGTTTTACCAGTCAGCAATCGTCTAATCTGGCCTGGGGCGGGATTAAATATATGGAGACCTATGAGTTTGGCTTGGTCAGAAAACTCTGTATGTCTCGCAATAAATTGATGCGCAGTTACCCGTCAACGGTTAAAGAAGTCAGGTTTTTTACCACCATTAAAAAAGGGTTTAGGTATCCTCCTTTATTCCTGTTTATGGGCACCTTGCTGTATTGGTTTATGGGTAACGGCTTTACTCGCCTGCCTCGATACCTGTCTGCAAAAAAAATCAATGAAGAGGAAGCGATCGTCAATACCGAAGGGTGCAGCGGCGGTTTTGAGTACTCTGACGCGTATCTCTATGACAACGATGCACGCTTTGTTTTCAACTTCATCCGCTCAGCGATGAACTATGGCTGTATTGCCGCCAACTATGTTAATTCGTTAGGTGCAACGCGCAGTGACGATGGCTGGGTGACGCGTGTTGAAGATGACATAACTGGCGAGCAGTTCAATATTCGCTCCAAGGTGCTTATTAATGCCTGCGGCCCGTTTGTTGATGAACATAATGAAACCTCAGGCCAGAAAACCGGTCATCGTCATATTTTCTCAAAGGGAATCCACCTTATTGTTGACCGCCTTACGCCGAACCAGCGTGTACTGACGTTTTTTGCCGATGATGGGCGGCTGTTTTTTGTTATACCCATGGGGCCTAAAACCTGCATTGGTACGACCGATACCAAGGTCGATGACCCTGTTACAACGGTCACGGCAGAAGATCGAAAATTTGTGCTTGAGAATATTAATGCACGCCTCAAACTTGATAAACCACTGACTGAACAAGATGTTGTCGCAGAACGCTGTGGTGCCAGGCCGCTAGTGGTGGAGGGGGAAGGAGGTGATGAAACCGATTGGCTGCAGCTTTCAAGAAAACACGCGGTCGATGTTAACTTCAAGGATCAGCATATCAGCATATACGGCGGCAAGTTGACCGACTGCCTGAATGTGGGGGATGAAATCAGTAGTATTGTCGAAAAACTGGGCATTCACTACCCATACCCCGATGCAGTCTGGTATGGCGAGCCTGGCCCTCAGGTTAAAAAAGAGTTTATGCATCAGGCGCGGCTGATGGGGTTAGATGAAATGACCGACCCATCCTCGTCTGAGCTACTAACCCAACGGCTATGGCGTCGTTACGGTGCTCATGCGTTTGATCTGCTGGAATCGATACGTGCCAACCCTGAAGAGGCGGAACTATTGATCGAGAATGCGGAATATCTGCGCTGTGAAATCACCCAGGCGGCCCGCCGGGAGATGGTCACTAAACTGGAAGACTTCCTGCGCCGCCGCTCCAAAATATCGTTAGTGGTCAAACGTGAAGATATTAAAGCGGCACCGGGGTTGAAAGAGGCGTGCAGAATACTGTTTGGCGACGAAGCGGATGCCAAGTGGAACGAGTATTTTGATAATGCCTGA
- a CDS encoding efflux transporter outer membrane subunit, which yields MKYSPSLFISILFGLLLAGCSAVPKEEYPAVSIPDQWQQPNNAGQAKPAAWINDFNDPQLEQLIQQALANNHDLKASAARVEAALAQARIVGADLNPSIDGNLGAQRQRTNPEQNGTVNPSYNSSLSLTADISWEADLWGRLSNRAKAATLDFEVSEAEWRATQLSLSASVARSWFNLTEAQLQLNLVEQRLRNLSDNLITIEEDFKLGLRDALDVYLARADVAGERARIAKRQAAVLDAKRTLEILLGEYPEGLINSSQKLTPLSTPIPSGLPSALLQRRPDLMASQKQLESANLLAAAAHADRFPRLTLTGSLGTRSDELNNLVSSDYLIWSIFSGLSAPLFDSGRLKAEEERAVANIKLAEANYNQALLSAFQEVEAGLINETLLKAQENALKKAVEESIAAENLAFDQYQSGLLEFITVLESQRRSFDAQSAEIEVRNQRLQNRINLYLALGGAFVEEVPVKLSKTQSEPPN from the coding sequence ATGAAGTATTCGCCTTCACTTTTTATCAGTATTCTTTTTGGCCTTTTGTTGGCAGGCTGTAGTGCTGTACCCAAGGAAGAGTACCCTGCCGTTTCAATTCCTGACCAGTGGCAACAGCCGAACAATGCCGGGCAAGCAAAACCTGCAGCATGGATCAATGATTTCAACGACCCTCAACTTGAACAACTGATACAGCAAGCCCTGGCCAATAATCATGACTTAAAAGCCTCTGCAGCCCGTGTTGAAGCCGCTTTGGCACAAGCCCGAATTGTTGGCGCTGACCTCAACCCCAGCATCGACGGAAACCTTGGCGCACAACGACAGCGAACCAATCCAGAGCAGAATGGAACGGTCAATCCGAGCTATAACAGCAGCCTAAGCCTGACAGCCGATATCAGTTGGGAAGCAGATCTTTGGGGCCGCCTCTCAAATCGGGCCAAAGCCGCTACTCTCGACTTTGAAGTGAGTGAGGCGGAATGGCGGGCAACACAGCTTTCACTATCTGCCAGCGTTGCCCGAAGCTGGTTTAATCTGACTGAGGCCCAGCTTCAACTCAATCTTGTTGAACAACGATTACGAAATTTAAGCGACAACCTGATCACCATCGAGGAAGATTTCAAACTAGGCTTAAGAGATGCGCTGGATGTTTATCTGGCACGAGCCGATGTTGCGGGCGAGCGAGCCCGTATAGCCAAGCGTCAGGCGGCGGTGCTGGACGCCAAACGCACCCTTGAAATACTGCTGGGAGAGTACCCGGAAGGGCTCATTAACAGCAGCCAAAAATTGACACCATTGAGCACGCCTATCCCCAGCGGCTTACCATCAGCGTTGTTACAACGGCGACCCGATTTGATGGCCAGCCAGAAGCAGCTAGAGTCCGCCAACCTCCTGGCTGCAGCGGCACACGCAGACCGTTTCCCGCGACTCACCTTAACCGGGAGCCTTGGCACCCGCTCAGATGAACTTAACAATTTAGTCAGCAGCGACTACTTGATCTGGTCTATCTTCAGCGGCCTGAGTGCGCCACTATTTGACAGTGGCCGCCTTAAAGCAGAGGAAGAGCGCGCGGTGGCCAATATCAAACTGGCCGAGGCCAACTATAACCAGGCGCTGTTATCTGCATTTCAAGAAGTAGAGGCCGGTCTCATCAATGAGACACTGCTGAAAGCACAGGAAAATGCTTTAAAGAAAGCGGTTGAAGAGTCAATCGCAGCTGAAAACCTGGCCTTTGATCAATATCAGAGTGGACTGCTTGAGTTCATCACGGTACTGGAGTCTCAACGGCGGTCATTCGATGCCCAAAGCGCTGAAATTGAAGTACGAAACCAAAGGTTGCAAAACCGTATTAATCTCTACCTCGCACTGGGCGGGGCATTTGTCGAAGAGGTGCCGGTCAAGCTCAGTAAGACACAATCAGAGCCCCCAAATTAA